One segment of Purpureocillium takamizusanense chromosome 7, complete sequence DNA contains the following:
- the MET13 gene encoding Methylenetetrahydrofolate reductase (NAD(P)H) (EggNog:ENOG503NWPE~COG:E), with translation MHIKDMLAEAEKGAQPSFSFEYFPPKTAQGVQNLYERIDRMYNFGPKFIDITWGAGGRIAELTCEMVLQAQSVYGLETCMHLTCTDMGLEKVNDALSRAYKAGCTNILALRGDPPRDQDKWTATEGGFQYARDLVKHIRATYGNHFDIGVAGYPEGCDDNKNEEELLDHLKEKVDMGASFIVTQMFYDADNFIRWVGKVRERGITIPILPGIMPIATYASFLRRANHMQCKVPPEWMSVLEPVKNDDVAVREIGKSLVAEMCRKLLANGIHHLHFYTMNLAQATRMVLEELNWAPSAERPLQHALPWKQSKALGRRDEDVRPIFWRNRNKSYVLRTQDWDEFPNGRWGDSRSPAFGELDAYGIGLTGTNEANRKKWGEPKTVRDIANTFVKYLDQEIDSLPWSESPLTGEADAIRADLVALNKRGLLTINSQPAVDGVKSSHPVHGWGPSNGYVYQKAYLELLVPPTVLDQMIAHIDSIPTLSYYAVTKDGELKTNAPSDGPNAVTWGVFPGKEIVQPTIVESVSFLAWRDEAFRLGTDWAHCFDSNTPSRALLDKIMNEWYLVNVVNNDFHENHTIFELFKDLEVEGLDEAQAA, from the exons ATGCACATCAAGGATatgctcgccgaggcggagaagggcGCCCAGCCGTCCTTCTCTTTCGAGTACTTTCCGCCCAAGACGGCTCAAGGCGTCCAAAACCTTTACGAACGCATTGATCGCATGTATAACTTCGGTCCCAAGTTCATCGACATAACATGGGGCGCAGGTGGCCGCATCGCTGAGCTGACCTGCGAGATGGTCCTTCAGGCGCAGTCTGTCTACGGTCTCGAGACCTGCATGCACCTCACGTGCACCGACATGGGCCTTGAAAAGGTCAACGACGCCCTCAGCAGGGCCTACAAGGCTGGCTGCACCAACATCCTTGCCCTTCGCGGTGACCCCCCTCGAGACCAAGACAAGTGGACCGCCACCGAAGGCGGCTTCCAGTACGcccgcgacctcgtcaagcaTATTCGAGCCACCTACGGCAACCATTTCGACATTGGCGTCGCTGGTTACCCCGAGGGTTGCGACGACAACAagaacgaggaggagcttcTCGATCATCTCAAGGAAAAGGTCGACATGGGCGCCTCTTTCATCGTCACTCAGATGTTCTACGACGCCGACAACTTCATCCGCTGGGTCGGCAAGGTTCGCGAGCGTGGAATAACCATCCCTATCTTGCCCGGAATCATGCCCATCGCCACCTACGCCAGCTTCCTGCGGAGAGCAAACCACATGCAGTGCAAGGTCCCACCAGAGTGGATGAgcgtcctcgagcccgtTAAGAACGATGATGTCGCTGTTCGTGAGATAGGAAAGTCACTAGTTGCCGAGATGTGCCGCAAGTTACTCGCCAATGGGATCCATCATCTACACTTCTATACCATGAACCTCGCCCAAGCCACCCGCATGGTTTTGGAGGAGCTCAACTGGGCGCCTAGTGCCGAGCGTCCCCTGCAACATGCTCTGCCTTGGAAGCAGTCAAAGgccctgggccgccgcgacgaggacgtccGCCCCATCTTCTGGCGAAACCGGAACAAGTCGTACGTTCTCCGTACGCAGGATTGGGATGAGTTTCCCAACGGCCGCTGGGGCGACTCTCGCTCTCCCGCTTTCGGAGAGCTGGATGCGTATGGCATTGGCTTGACGGGCACCAACGAGGCCAACCGCAAGAAATGGGGCGAGCCCAAGACGGTGCGGGACATTGCCAACACCTTCGTCAAGTATCTCGATCAGGAGATCGATTCGCTTCCCTGGAGCGAATCACCGCTCACGGGCGAAGCGGACGCCATCAGGGCGGATCTTGTTGCCCTCAACAAGCGAGGACTCCTGACCATCAACTCGCAGCctgccgttgacggcgtcAAGTCCTCGCATCCAGTACATGGCTGGGGACCTTCCAACGGCTACGTTTATCAGAAGGCATACCTTGAATTGTTGGTGCCGCCGACCGTCCTCGACCAAATGATTGCTCACATCGACTCGATACCCACACTGTCCTACTATGCAGTCACCAAGGATGGCGAGCTCAAGACAAACGCGCCTTCCGACGGCCCGAACGCCGTCACGTGGGGAGTGTTTCCTGGCAAGGAAATCGTTCAGCCCACCATTGTCGAGAGCGTGAGCTTTTTGGCCTGGAGAGACGAGGCCTTCCGTTTGGGCACTGACTGGGCGCACTGCTTCGACTCCAACACTCCGAGCAGAGCACTCCTTGACAAGATAATGAATGAGTGGTATCTTGTCAATGTTG TGAACAATGACTTCCACGAGAACCACACCATCTTTGAGCTCTTCAAGGATCTTGAGGTCGAGGGtctggacgaggcgcaggctGCCTAA
- a CDS encoding uncharacterized protein (EggNog:ENOG503NY31~COG:A), whose translation MLFSEEDAPLLKAWIVKRIENTSDADSDVLAEYVIALLKHDGSPEDVRKLCEQEIPDFLTEDSKAFLDDVFQALKYKSYLPGASQPPKPAPAGAPQLLADNKSLSPAGSRKRAHDDEADALDNAQAFSGQRAYKQARRGGRWGAHDGRGGAFPMMPMELPQFDPNNPMEAIMQMQAMGMPFPPMQGYVQPGYGGRNQRGHSRKRGRCRDFDHKGFCARGNTCMYDHGDESVFVAPSGSGQDEYDPTDASLSMFPAPAPAHSGPFPFSPDVNRGRGARRGRGSGNRGGRKGGARAPFSAEGPINDRSKSTIVVENIPEESFSEEHVRDFFSQFGNVVEVSMQPYKHLAVVKYDKWAAANDAYRSPKVIFDNRFVKVFWYKDDKSGMPASQPLNGTDGSHHGRQPGSEGPEPEAEVDMEEFQRKQEEAQKQYQERETKRGELERQRLELEKKQRDLLAKHQEETERLRAKLSEKGSDDTGSDQRSGSAGTEALKKQLAALEQEAKILGIDPASADDGSIPGFRGGFRGRRGYRGRGGFAPRGRGSFRGQGARHAAYAQFSLDNRPKKIAIKGADFTPTDKDELLRHFLLNQGEFSSVETSPSVTHVSFPDRKTAEKIYFSLHGKELPGVEGKLDLAWVNTPLPPVPVQKPQEDVSVGILEDAGTGSTEDAQEHPKDEHNAKEERRHVDMDYEVGDDDGWGDGMQ comes from the exons ATGCTGTTTTCTGAAGAGGATGCGCCGCTGCTCAAGGCGTGGATCGTCAAGAGAATCGAGAACAC GTCTGACGCCGACTCCGATGTCCTCGCCGAGTACGTAATTGCGCTGCTCAAGCACGACGGCAGTCCGGAAGACGTTCGCAAGCTCTGTGAACAGGAGATCCCCGACTTTCTGACAGAAG ACTCCAAAGCATTCCTCGACGATGTCTTCCAAGCCCTCAAGTACAAGTCGTACCTACCGGGTGCGTCTCAACCACCCAAGCCAGCaccggccggcgcgccgcagtTGCTTGCCGACAACAAGTCGTTGTCCCCGGCTGGCTCGAGAAAGCGGGCACAcgatgacgaagccgacgctCTCGATAATGCTCAGGCCTTCAGCGGCCAGCGAGCCTACAAGCAGGCCCGACGTGGCGGACGATGGGGAGCACACGATGGACGCGGGGGAGCTTTCCCCATGATGCCGATGGAGCTGCCACAATTCGACCCTAATAACCCCATGGAAGCCATCATGCAGATGCAGGCCATGGGAATGCCCTTCCCTCCCATGCAAGGCTATGTGCAGCCGGGCTATGGTGGCAGGAATCAAAGGGGTCATTCCCGCAAGAGAGGCCGATGTCGAGACTTTGACCACAAGGGGTTCTGCGCTCGCGGAAACACATGCATGTATGACCATGGGGACGAGTCTGTCTTTGTGGCCCCATCAGGCTCAGGACAGGACG AGTACGATCCCACCGACGCCAGTCTATCAATGTttccggctccggctccggcacaTAGCGGTCCTTTCCCCTTCAGTCCCGATGTAAATCGAGGGCGTGGTGCGCGAAGAGGCAGGGGAAGCGGCAATCGCGGAGGTCGAAAGGGGGGTGCTCGGGCTCCCTTTTCCGCCGAGGGACCCATCAACGACCGGTCCAAGAGCACCATAGTCGTGGAGAACATACCCGAAGAAAGCTTCAGCGAGGAGCACGTGCGCGACTTTTTCTCGCAGTtcggcaacgtcgtcgaggtaTCCATGCAGCCTTACAAACACCTGGCCGTAGTCAAATACGACAAGTGGGCGGCTGCTAACGATGCGTACCGCTCGCCAAAGGTCATATTTGACAACCGGTTCGTCAAGGTGTTTTGGtacaaggacgacaagagCGGGATGCCTGCGTCGCAACCTCTCAATGGAACTGACGGCTCTCATCACGGCAGACAGCCTGGTTCCGAAGGTCCAGAACCCGAGGCAGAGGTCGACATGGAAGAATTCCAGAggaagcaggaggaggctCAGAAACAATATCAGGAGCGGGAGACCAAGCGAGGCGAGCTTGAGCGACAACgcctggagctggagaagaaACAACGGGATCTGCTCGCAAAGCACCAGGAAGAAACCGAGCGCCTCCGGGCGAAGCTGTCCGAGAAGGGCAGCGATGACACTGGGAGCGATCAGCGCTCCGGGTCAGCGGGTACGGAAGCTCTGAAGAAGCAACTTGCGGCGCTTGAGCAAGAGGCCAAGATCCTGGGCATTGATCCCGCATCTGCCGACGATGGCAGCATTCCCGGTTTCCGTGGCGGGTTCCGTGGACGAAGAGGATAtcgcggcagaggcggatTCGCGCCAAGGGGACGAGGCTCTTTCAGGGGACAGGGTGCCCGGCACGCCGCGTACGCACAATTCTCTCTTGATAATCGGCCCAAGAAGATTGCTATCAAGGGAGCGGATTTCACGCCGACAGACAAAGACGAGCTGCTTCGGCACTTTCTTCTG AACCAGGGAGAGTTCTCGTCAGTTGAGACGAGCCCGTCCGTCACGCACGTGTCGTTTCCAGACcgcaagacggccgagaaGATTTACTTCAGTCTGCACGGCAAGGAGTTGCCCGGCGTTGAAGGCAAGCTCGACCTGGCGTGGGTCAACACGCCCCTACCGCCGGTGCCCGTGCAGAAGCCTCAAGAGGACGTTTCCGTGGGCATACTAGAAGACGCTGGTACTGGCTCCACCGAGGACGCGCAAGAGCACCCCAAGGACGAGCACAATGCGAAAGAGGAGCGACGCCACGTGGACATGGACtacgaggtcggcgacgacgacggttgGGGAGACGGCATGCAGTGA
- the EFT2 gene encoding translation elongation factor 2 (COG:J~EggNog:ENOG503NW98): MVNFTIDEIRALMDKPSNVRNMSVIAHVDHGKSTLTDSLLAKAGIISTAKAGDARATDTRADEQERGITIKSTAISLYGHLDDPEDIKDIVGQKTDGQDFLINLIDSPGHVDFSSEVTAALRVTDGALVVVDTVEGVCVQTETVLRQALGERIKPVVIINKVDRALLELQVSKEDLYQSFSRTIESVNVIISTYFDKTLGDVQVYPYKGTVAFGSGLHGWAFTIRQFAVRYAKKFGVDKNKMMERLWGDNFFNPHTKKWTKSDTYEGKPLERAFNQFILDPIFKIFSAVMNFKKEETTTLLEKLNLKLSADDRQKEGKQLLKAVMRTFLPAADSLLEMMILHLPSPVTAQKYRAETLYEGPLDDDAAIGIRDCDPKGPLMLYVSKMVPTSDKGRFYAFGRVFSGTVRSGLKVRIQGPNYTPGKKEDLFIKAIQRTVLMMGGKVEPIDDMPAGNIVGLVGIDQFLLKSGTLTTSDTAHNLKVMKFSVSPVVQRSVQVKNAQDLPKLVEGLKRLSKSDPCVLTMTSESGEHIVAGAGELHLEICLKDLEEDHAGVPLIISDPVVQYRETVQGKSSMTALSKSPNKHNRLYMVAEPIAEDLSLAIEAGKVSARDDFKARARILADDFGWDVTDARKIWTFGPDGTGANLLIDQTKAVQYLNEIKDSVVSGFQWASREGPVAEEPMRSIRFNILDVTLHADAIHRGGGQIIPTARRVLYASALLAEPALLEPVYLVEIQVPEQAMGGVYGVLTRRRGHVFNEEQRPGTPLFNIKAYLPVLESFGFNGDLRQATSGQAFPQSVFDHWQVLPGGSPLDNTSKVGQIVTEMRKRKGIKVEVPGVENYYDKL; the protein is encoded by the exons ATGGTCAA CTTCACAATCGACGAGATCCGGGCCCTTATGGACAAGCCCAGCAATGTCCGTAACATGTCCGTCATTGCCCACGTCGATCACGGCAAGTCTACCCTGACCGACTCCctcctggccaaggccggTATCATCTCCACCGCAAAGGCTGGCGACGCCAGAGCGACGGATACCcgtgccgacgagcaggagcgTGGCATCACGATCAAGTCGACTGCCATTTCCCTGTACGGCCATCTCGACGACCCCGAAGACATCAAGGACATTGTCGGCCAGAAGACCGACGGCCAGGACTTCCTCATCAACCTCATCGACTCGCCGGGCCACGTCGATTTCTCCTCTGAAGTCACTGCTGCCCTCCGCGTCACCGATggtgccctcgtcgtcgtcgacaccgtTGAGGGTGTCTGCGTCCAGACCGAGACTGTCCTGCGTCAGGCCCTCGGTGAGCGCATCAAGCCTGTTGTTATCATCAACAAGGTCGACCGTGCTCTGCTCGAGCTCCAGGTCTCCAAGGAGGACCTGTACCAGTCCTTCTCGCGTACCATTGAGTCGGTCAACGTCATCATCTCCACCTACTTCGACAAGACGCTCGGTGATGTCCAGGTCTACCCCTACAAGGGCACCGTCGCCTTCGGTTCCGGTCTGCATGGCTGGGCCTTCACCATCCGCCAGTTCGCCGTCCGTTACGCCAAGAAgttcggcgtcgacaagaACAAGATGATGGAGCGTCTCTGGGGCGACAACTTCTTCAACCCCCACACCAAGAAGTGGACCAAGTCCGACACCTACGAGGGCAAGCCCCTTGAGCGTGCCTTCAACCAGTTCATTCTGGACCCCATCTTCAAGATCTTCTCCGCCGTCATGAActtcaagaaggaggagaccaccaccctcctcgagaagctcaaccTCAAGCTGAGCGCCGATGACAGGCAGAAGGAGGGCAAGCAGCTCCTCAAGGCTGTCATGCGCACCTTccttcccgccgccgactcccTGCTGGAGATGATGATCCTGCACCTTCCTTCTCCCGTCACCGCCCAGAAGTATCGTGCCGAGACCCTGTACGAGGGTCCcctcgatgacgatgctgccaTCGGCATCCGCGACTGCGACCCCAAGGGCCCGCTCATGCTGTACGTCTCCAAGATGGTGCCGACCTCCGACAAGGGCCGCTTCTACGCCTTCGGCCGTGTCTTCTCCGGTACCGTCCGCTCTGGCCTCAAGGTCCGCATCCAGGGCCCCAACTACACCCCTGGCAAGAAGGAAGATCTCTTCATCAAGGCCATTCAGCGCACTGTCCTGATGATGGGTGGCAAGGTCGAGCCCATCGACGATATGCCCGCTGGTAACATTGTCGGCCTGGTCGGTATCGACCAGTTCCTGCTCAAGTCGGGTACCCTTACCACCAGCGACACGGCCCACAACCTCAAGGTCATGAAGTTCTCCGTCTCCCCCGTCGTCCAGCGCTCCGTCCAGGTCAAGAACGCCCAGGACCTGCCCAAGCTGGTCGAGGGTCTGAAGCGTCTTTCCAAGTCGGACCCTTGCGTCCTAACCATGACCTCTGAGTCTGGTGAGCACATcgttgccggtgccggtgaGCTGCATCTCGAGATTTGCCTCAAGGATCTCGAGGAGGACCACGCCGGTGTCCCTCTCATCATCTCGGACCCCGTCGTCCAGTACCGTGAGACGGTCCAGGGCAAGTCCAGCATGACTGCCCTGTCCAAGTCGCCCAACAAGCACAACCGTCTGTACATGGTTGCCGAGCCCATCGCGGAGGACCTGTCGCTTGCCATTGAGGCCGGCAAGGTcagcgcccgcgacgacttcaaggcccgcgcccgtATCCTGGCCGACGACTTCGGCTGGGACGTCACCGACGCCCGCAAGATCTGGACCTTTGGCCCTGACGGCACCGGTGCCAACTTGCTCATCGACCAGACCAAGGCCGTCCAGTACCTCAACGAAATCAAGGACTCCGTCGTCTCTGGTTTCCAGTGGGCCTCGCGCGAGGGTCCCGTTGCTGAGGAGCCCATGCGCTCCATCCGCTTCAACATCCTCGACGTCACCCTGCACGCCGATGCTATCcaccgtggtggcggccagaTCATCCCCACTGCCCGCCGTGTGCTGTACGCCTCGGCCCTCCTGGCCGAGCCCGCTCTGCTTGAGCCCGTCTACCTGGTCGAGATCCAGGTGCCCGAGCAGGCCATGGGTGGCGTCTATGGTGTCCtgacccgccgccgtggtcaCGTCTTcaacgaggagcagcgcccCGGCACTCCCCTCTTCAACATCAAGGCTTACCTGCCCGTCCTGGAGTCTTTCGGCTTCAACGGTGATCTGCGCCAGGCCACCTCCGGCCAGGCTTTCCCCCAGTCCGTCTTCGACCACTGGCAGGTCCTGCCCGGTGGCTCGCCCCTCGACAACACGTCCAAGGTCGGCCAGATCGTCACCGAGATGCGTAAGCGCAAGGGTATCAAGGTTGAGGTTCCGGGTGTTGAGAAC TACTACGACAAGCTGTAA